The genomic segment ccctttaacttgGTGTCCCAAGAGATTTTCTCTACCCTCATTAGGCCTTCATGTAGTAGTAGGTGGGTTAATTACAATCAtgtaatgttgattttttttttctccatgatTGTAGTACtagctttactttttttttttttttttttacaatttctgGGTTTGTTTGTGTAGTGATTTATTTGTGATTGAAAACAAGTTTTGATGGTGATACTTGGACTGACAGTTAGTGACAGTTAGAATGGGTTTTTTATGCATTTAGAGTCTTTAAAAGTCTTGATTACACTTGTAATGCATGTAAACACTGTAATAAAACAGACCTGTATTTTGGGTTGACAAAGTTTAAAAAAGCTAATTTTCAATTGGCAAGTCAAACTCTCTAAGAACATGTTTAAATACCCCAAATTAAGATAGTCAAATAAATTCTAGATTCTAAATAATTCTAAATAATTCTAGGTTGTATTTTTAAGAACCATTTCCCCAGTGGGAATTGGTAGAGCAAATCTGTGGTTCCAGGAGCCACAGTTAacattgttttgattttcaacTAAAACTAAGCTGCTACATGATATTATGAAGCTGTGCATCGGCAGTTCCAGCTATGACCTGTATCGTTATTGATAGCTCATTCATTCAGGAGGGGGTAAAATTCAACTTCTTGCTTCGGTTCTTTTGACGCTGACAGCTGTAGTGCTTCCAGAAGTGGTCATTAGTGGTCATTAATACAGACTCTCTTCTCGACCTCTCCAGTGTTCCCAACTCCTGTCCGGCCAGTCCACGAGGGGCAGGGTCATCGGGGTATCGCTATGGACGcaatgtgacctctgacctgcagttAGCAGCTGAGTATGCTGCCAAGGCTGTTTCTGAGCAGAGACGAGGCATCGCCGAGCAGCGGGGTGGGGGAGCTGAGCAGCGAGGGGAGTCGGCTGGCGGCGGCGACAGCCCCAAGGTGAAGACCCTGTAACATCAAAAGTTAACTGATTCCCCTGAGAACACAAATTGCtacttcattttcagttttcaaacaAGCTCCTTGTATGTGCTTGggcacgtgtgcatgtgtgtttgcatttgtatgtgtgtgtgtgtgtgtgtgtgtgtaaatgctgGTGTCTCTTTTGTCCAGGACGAGTCCAAGCCTCCTTATTCCTATGCCCAGCTGATAGTCCAGGCCATCTCTTCAGCCCCGGACAGACAGCTGACTCTCAGTGGCATCTACTCGCACATCACCAAACACTACCCCTACTACCGCACCGCAGACAAGGGCTGGCAGGTAAGGCTCCTCCAGGCGGGCATGTGTGGGTATCTTGATTCAAATTACAGAGTGACAGAATACAATGTGATTCACTttgcctccctctgtctgtccagaaCTCAATCAGACACAACCTGTCTCTGAACCGCTACTTTCTGAAAGTGGCCCGCTCTCAGGATGAGCCTGGGAAAGGGAGTTTTTGGCGCGTGGACTCCGCCTCTGAGAGCAAGTTGGTGGAGCAGGCCTTCAGGAAAAGACGGCAAAGAGGGGTGGCTTGCTTCAGGACGCCCTTCGGACCCCTCTCTTCCAGGTAGGAGCTTCAGCATGTCACCGCTGACACACGCactgtttctgctgttttttactCACTTAAcccctttcccttctctctgcttctcctcctggcTATCATTTAATTGGATAGAACAAAGTAAGTCTGATTTCTAGATTATTATGTTCAGCAGGAGGTACCGGCAGTGGAGGGGTTCTACATGTTACTAGCTGTCTCTTGGTGTGTTAATAGCTGTTTTGTATGTTAAGTTTGTACATTCTGTGTACAAGTATGTCATGTTGTCAAAGTTTTGTcttggatatacagtatatacagtatatatccacTGAAGAGCTCACTCTTTCCTtcggtctttctctctccctctgcctccatctctttcccttCACCCCCTCTTTTCCAGGAGTGCCCCAGCATCCCCCACCCACCAgggcctcctctctcctccctccagtgGGCTGCAGACCCCCGAGTGTCTGAGCAGAGAGGGCTCTCCTATCCCCCACGACCACCATGAGCAGCTCGCTAACAAACTGGCATCTGTACCCGAGTATAGGTACTCTCAGAGTGCCCCAGGTGAGCATGCATGCAGGCACGCATAAATACACACgaatcacacacaaaaatacacgcGAAAGGCCTTCATACGTACTATCAAACAGGTGAAAttgttgtttgtatgtgtctctctccccaggtTCTCCGGTCAGTGCTCAGCCTGTTATCATGGCAGCGCCCCCCCACCCAACGGCCCTGCCCCCAGGCCTGGGGAAAGCCCTCGCCTTTGTTCCTGGTGGCGGGGGCCAAGTCCAGCCCCTCCACGTGCTCCAGAACCCCCCACAGTCCTCTATCACCATGCTGCGGGTGGTGACCAGCGCCCCTCCGCCTTCCAACCCTCCGAATGGGTACAGCGCCTCCTCTGCTTGCACTACCACGCCGGGGCAGCAGGGAGGAGCTGAGGGCAACAGTGAGCTCAGAGGTATAGCCGCTGGAATGCCTTTTAGGAGTGCTTTTTCTGTATTACATGGTAAATTATTACATGattctaacattattacattagtTAGTCCAGTTTTCAACTTAATAACAATATCAACAATGTCAATATCCTCCTCATCAACAGTAACAGATGAGGAGGACAAAGTTTGGCTAGATTCATAtcaaattaattcattcataaattcattttgaatgtACCTGCTAATGCCGTCACCTTGCTGTTTCTCTGATATTTATACGATGAAACATCTCCACGTTTGTCAGTTTAGTGTGACAGTAGTGGTGACACTGAATCATCACATAGTTATCTTGCGCATCAATTGATCACTTAGATCGCTTGATTAATTGTAGTCCAGTTTTTCTGATTTGTATTCCATGTCTTTCAATATTGGGGAGGGGATAGTACaatgtgtgtgcacttgcatAAGCATGTGAGAAgttctgtgtttacatgtttggactgtatgtatgtgtgcatttccATCAGAGGTCCAGCAGAACCGGGAGCGAGTGATCCAGACAGTGGACGGTGCAGGACAGGGTGTGGAGGGGCGGAGCCTGGCCCTGGGTTTACATCAACTTCCTGTTCGTCCTGTTACCCAGAATGGCAAACACACCACTGCCGCTGTTGCCACAGCAACCGGCCTTGCTAATGCCTATGGTAATTGTTACTTTGCAatcactgccacacacactgccccAATCATATTGATGACCGTAGATTGATTACAGATTGTGTCAATAAAGATGAGGCTAAAGTTTACATCCCACCATCCCCACCATCATACTGGGGTTGCATGCAATTGTGCTTGTTTACATAGGTTACATACTAAGGTGTTTTTGATGCTCCAGTTGATTTTACATTGATTCAATATGACTTATCCTTCCTTTTTCCCTCCTTGTTTCCTTTCCAGGCCTCAGCAGTCCTCTCCAGATCCTGGCTGCCCAGGCCTCCAGCTCCCCCCCAGTGCTGGTGAGCAGACAGTCCAGTGCAGGAGCTGAAAGCCTTGCTGAGCAGCCAGGTGAGCCCCAGGCCAAGAGGTCTaagatggaggatgaggaggggacTGACTCTGCTCAGCCTCAAGTCACACCCGCCCAGCAGCCTGTCATCGTTGCCATGACATCACAAACCCACGACCCTAGGAAGTAAAACCCAGGGCCCCTGACCAGGTGCCTAAAGGACAGCCTCCTTATCAACCCCTAACTGCTTCGCCTTCTATACAGATTTGATATGGCTGCAGCCGACATGGCCAAAAACAGTCTAGGCAGCCTGTCTCAAACAGAAGGGAATTTTAATAGAAATATCATGTTTGGTCAAAAATAGATTAAAATGTTCAAATACACTCTGCATTGAAAAGCAAAAAGTAAATCTTTCAGGATTTTGCAGCTGTCTTTTTAATGTTATCTGTCATTCACAGACAACACAAACAGGTAAGAGCATTGAGCTTAATAGAGCATTTTACACACTCTGGTCCCTTCAGAGCTACTTAATCTCTGTGAATGGTGGAGGATATTTCTTGAATAcaacctctcctcccttcctctattTGTTGAATCAAATGCATCAGTTACTATCACTTGTTGGCCAAAGAAATCGCCTGTCCTGCACCTCTTATTTGAGTCACTGCCTGAATTAAAAGCGGGGAAGGTGTGTTCAGAGAGGTGAAACGTTATACTTCTACAGATAAAACAGTGGTGATCAGAGCTATTGTGCAGCTTCGCACAGTTCTGGACAGAAGAGTAGGAAGGACTTGGTTGAATAGCCTCATGCAAGGTTGATGGGGCTTGGGAGAAGGGAGAGTATTTAGGAGGTGATTGAACACATTATTATGCAGTCCTTAACAGCTGAATAGAATGgagtagagagacagaagacagcagacaggTTGTTGTATATCTTagcaaaaaaaaggaaaggtgTTTGCCTTAAGGCCAAGACCAGAATCTTTTTCTTGCCTTCTCTTtaaagaacaagagagagaagggcattGTGTTTGGAGAAGAGATTGGAGAAAATCAGGAGAGAAATCCAGGAATAACAAAATCCAAACCAGCAGTTTCTAGTTCTCacttcagctcagctcagtttgGTTTGTCAGTGTGAAGCCCCTCAGATTAAAGATATCCTTGGcgaagggggagaggaggttGCAGCGAGGGGAGAAAACGGGGCGACTAGTGGGAGTTGATTGAAGTGGAGCTAACCTAATGTAGACAAACTGATTGTTGTTTTCGTTCTTGTTTCAGTAGTAGTAAAAGGAGAGATGGAACAGCCTGTGTGTACAGTTTTGTTTGTCTTAGCTCAGAAAAGCATTATTGTAATAATCCTTAAAGCCTTAAATGTTTctacattttttgtcattttattttaacctttagaCAGCTTTACCTTTTTAGAATGTTAACACAGCGCTTCTTTAACAGTACATGATCTGCTACACTacaatggtgatgatgatgatgacgatgttGCGTTAGTAGACTTCTGTCAGTTTTATCAGGGGAAGGGCGGGACCAACACATGACCACACAAATCTCACTCGGTTTCTTTTGTCTTTATTCATCCTTTCTTTATGCTACTTTCAACATCTTTTTCCTCTATTCTTAGctcttcattctttctttctttttatttctccctttctctcattccccctatctacctctctccctttcttcagcTGGCAgtcttttctccatctttgcaGTCTGAGGCATCAAGCTGTTGGCAATTCCTGTCACAGACACTGCCTTAATTAGATATTCTTCagcactttctctcccttctctgttcttttcactttctctcattctcactctgCCTTTAGCTTGTCCAAATGTCCTTCATACAGGCCTCATTTTTGCTGGCAATCAGGCACAATTTGCGCAAGATTCAGTGATTGTTGTTGCACATtagaaaaatgaaacaaaaaagatGCGTAATGATTGTATGCTGCTCTTTCTATCTGCTAAATGACAAAGCTATTAGaagatatttttttcctattttgaaaaaagagaaaaaatattttgctatCTAAGAACAGCTGTCATCAAACCGTAAACATTCTGGAAATAGAGgagtatatatgtatttttaaatgttcCTGTTTTTGTGATTTGTTAAAAAATGTGTAGCACAAATTAAAATTTCTCATTGACTTGAATGTCCCCCCCGTGTCTTCTTTCATGTGACCGTGTTGGGATAAGACTAAGCAGCAAAACTTAAGTATTCACCAATTCTTTATTCTTAAGTGCCGTCATTCTAAACAGTATAAATATTCAACAGAGAAGAACAGACATGCATGAAAGAAAAGCATTGATTGCATACAAATCATGGAacgcacaaaataaaacaaatattacTGCAAAGTGATGGAACAGAGTAAAACTAGATTTCAGTGTTAAACTGacaagatattaaaaaaaattgatcTCCAGTAGTTCCCTATATGCATGTTTTCTTTTGGATGTCCAAAGAATACGTGACCAAGTGTTAAATATTTACAAACAAGTATTTACACCTTTTAACCAGATACATACAGAATATATTCACAACAAAAGCGTGGTTTATACACATAGGGATTGTGCATCTGAGTTCATGAGAAACACTTTTGATTAAAGCATGTTTTCTTGACGGCTGTATATGTTAGATGATTGATAAACGATGTCCCACAACAGCTGCACAATCCCTGCATGTGTGTCAAGCCTTGACAGTTCATCTTTTTTCCAGTGGAGGTAATGTAAAATGGTGAGGTTACATGTGAAATGCGAGAGCTGGGCTGCATCTTGACATTCTTGCGttcacttcctctcctcagcctctATCACCCACTCTCGAGTACAAAAGTCAACATTCATACACAATGGTTTAGTCCATTCAGCATACAGTGATAGTGCTTTGGGAGTCACTAACAACTGTAAAACGAGTTTATAAAAACATTCCATTCCAAAAGCACTATGTAAAACATCCAGGTTTCATCGAGGCtgtgttttcacttttcactgtttttatcTCTGCAAACGGTTTTAGAGTTGTGATTAGGAAAAGTACATAATATCTTCAAGTTGCATCCAACAGTTTCAGAGTGCTGTGCCTTTGTCTATGAGAGTCGGGTAGCTAATTTACCATGCCACGTTTGGAGTTACTACTGCAAATTGTTCCAAAACTGTTGGATTAAAATATATTGTTAGCTGAGTTGAAAACGTAGCCCAGGGGAGTCCAGTGTGCACTCATGCTCCAAGGGCTGACTGGTAAGAAATGAAGACCCTACAATCTACTGTGCTTTAAACCACATCAGACTGCATACTGGCTGATTACACCTAGCCCACCTCAACTGCTGATTGGTTAGGCAAATCCCTCTCATGTGGTAGGTTGGGAGTTCTGTCTGTCACAGGAACCCAGTAGGAGTAGACGTTAGGGAGGCAGGTCCTGCTGGAGTGGATCTCCAATTTGATTGCTTGGCTTTGTGCTGATGCTAGGGttcacattcatatttcatgactagtgtgtgtgtgtgtgcatgagtatgtatacgtgtgtgtttgtgtgcatgtgtggctgTGCCTGTGTATATCCTTTTCATCACTGCAGAtacccctctctcccatcaccTCGCTCTCCTTCATTGCCTATcctgtgtagtgtgtgtgtgtgtgtgtgtgtgtgttaggagggCAGGAGCGCTGGGAGGCGGTCAGCAGGAAGAGGCACTGATCTTCTCTGAGACCTCCAGGTCAGATTTGGCTACCAGGAAACGCAGCCGCCCCCCTCCCAGCCGAATCAGATCCACCGCACTGTACAGAGCAtcgaggagggagaggagagggagagagagagagagagagagagagaaagaatccAGTTACATGAAgctcagcagagacagagaacgGATGAAGGAGCATCACTGTCTGGGCTGGGACCAATCAATCACAGTAATCAATTGTCTCAAGAGGTTGACAGCCCCGGGTGTGGTTAACGCTGTGGGGAGACTGCTGACTGCGccatcaatatcaatatcaccCATCAGTCCCCCATCACCAGCACCCTCATTATAATCATCATATTTACATGCATTGTCACTGTCTCTGCTCTGCCACCATCACTGTCccatcttcatcctccaccctcctcaCCTCTGGTAGTCTGCTCCTATCAGGCTGGTGCCGTTGACAGCCAGGATGCGGTCTCCGATCCTCAGTCTGCCGTCGGAGGCAGCAGGCCCGTCAGGGATCAGAGTCCGGATGTAAATACCTGGAGCATTGAGAGGAGTGTGCTGCAGGGAGGACATGTGttagtgtacgtgtgtgtgtccattcttttgttatatacagtatgtggccTCACTGTCAGCGGGGATTAAACATGGCTTTTAATGTCTTTTATCGACTTATTTTAACAccaggggccagttgcataaacttagtctaagccttagactggtcttaggTTCTCAGGTTAGACTAGTCTGCTTAAGACCGTCTGTTGTTGAATATtaagactgacttattttgaggtttTTGGACAGTCCCGAAATTGGAACGTTTGTCCCGTGTCCCGCACGTCATAAGCAGTGTCCCGCATTTCAATgattaggcctatatattttttttttttagtaaacaCCATACTTATATATTTAACCGTGCATTTTCTAGTCGCTACTTAAGGAAACTGGTCTGTTTATCCCTCCTATTCTTgcataaaatgtgattttcaaccAAACTATTAGCCTATTATATTTAATTCATTATATTTATTGGATCGAATAGGTCCTAGTGTCATTAAACATTTCATAAAGCCTACCGAT from the Centroberyx gerrardi isolate f3 chromosome 3, fCenGer3.hap1.cur.20231027, whole genome shotgun sequence genome contains:
- the foxk1 gene encoding forkhead box protein K1 isoform X1; the protein is MADYRDDTGARALLALQSAPCSPVRVAVTSHAYQPALALSGPPIMDGRDAGILPVRLASHPQALARLEGRDFEFVMRQRTVTIGRNSSHGSVDINMGHSSFISRRHLQITYDESSGFSLRCLGKNGVFVDGVFQRRGAPPLLLPRECVFRFPSTVIKIQFLSLLEAEEQREKEHPSPPPRPLLPHISPLKISIPTMQQHEEHIRAFGSPLPSPTGTISVPNSCPASPRGAGSSGYRYGRNVTSDLQLAAEYAAKAVSEQRRGIAEQRGGGAEQRGESAGGGDSPKDESKPPYSYAQLIVQAISSAPDRQLTLSGIYSHITKHYPYYRTADKGWQNSIRHNLSLNRYFLKVARSQDEPGKGSFWRVDSASESKLVEQAFRKRRQRGVACFRTPFGPLSSRSAPASPTHQGLLSPPSSGLQTPECLSREGSPIPHDHHEQLANKLASVPEYRYSQSAPGSPVSAQPVIMAAPPHPTALPPGLGKALAFVPGGGGQVQPLHVLQNPPQSSITMLRVVTSAPPPSNPPNGYSASSACTTTPGQQGGAEGNSELRGIAAGMPFRSAFSVLHEVQQNRERVIQTVDGAGQGVEGRSLALGLHQLPVRPVTQNGKHTTAAVATATGLANAYGLSSPLQILAAQASSSPPVLVSRQSSAGAESLAEQPGEPQAKRSKMEDEEGTDSAQPQVTPAQQPVIVAMTSQTHDPRK
- the foxk1 gene encoding forkhead box protein K1 isoform X2, translating into MADYRDDTGARALLALQSAPCSPVRVAVTSHAYQPALALSGPPIMDGRDAGILPVRLASHPQALARLEGRDFEFVMRQRTVTIGRNSSHGSVDINMGHSSFISRRHLQITYDESSGFSLRCLGKNGVFVDGVFQRRGAPPLLLPRECVFRFPSTVIKIQFLSLLEAEEQREKEHPSPPPRPLLPHISPLKISIPTMQQHEEHIRAFGSPLPSPTGTISVPNSCPASPRGAGSSGYRYGRNVTSDLQLAAEYAAKAVSEQRRGIAEQRGGGAEQRGESAGGGDSPKDESKPPYSYAQLIVQAISSAPDRQLTLSGIYSHITKHYPYYRTADKGWQNSIRHNLSLNRYFLKVARSQDEPGKGSFWRVDSASESKLVEQAFRKRRQRGVACFRTPFGPLSSRSAPASPTHQGLLSPPSSGLQTPECLSREGSPIPHDHHEQLANKLASVPEYRYSQSAPGSPVSAQPVIMAAPPHPTALPPGLGKALAFVPGGGGQVQPLHVLQNPPQSSITMLRVVTSAPPPSNPPNGYSASSACTTTPGQQGGAEGNSELREVQQNRERVIQTVDGAGQGVEGRSLALGLHQLPVRPVTQNGKHTTAAVATATGLANAYGLSSPLQILAAQASSSPPVLVSRQSSAGAESLAEQPGEPQAKRSKMEDEEGTDSAQPQVTPAQQPVIVAMTSQTHDPRK